The Xenopus laevis strain J_2021 chromosome 5L, Xenopus_laevis_v10.1, whole genome shotgun sequence genome has a segment encoding these proteins:
- the LOC121393960 gene encoding vomeronasal type-2 receptor 26-like, protein MQMNPTCHTKTLEYFTFVNDDYDEDPELTIRDDMNHGKKTYRESSQTLIIPLGVTNTKNPMPCQQHRYPLHKRNQYIFPIIASTDNPNKRTSLPLISISYSTTDPALNDRIQFPSFYRTIPNEEAEIDGIVQILKHFGWKWEGEIPGFEQFFHRFSPNRYKDDLTINTWAWLFGCNFPRRVSVRLQTGEMAKDCTGNETLSDADLNKYIRNLTFTTSTGDTVFFNDNGDPPSAFDIVKWFFLPTGRVMRQKVGKFYQLNSEKQFYINSRDEVWGPYFKKIPTSQCNEPCSPGYRKSKIEGKPSCCYDCIKCADGEMSNITDAANCVRCSEYQKSNTERTECLLKAVNFLSYTDTMGVSFTSIALIFFIIASTVLGIFVKYWGTPIVKANNQNLSCILLISLMLCFLCTLLFIGRPTQICCLLRQVTFGIVFTISVSSILTKTLTVIIAFNATKPGSKLKKYVGTKVPIVLVIICSLGSSVISAVWMASHPPFYEADTFSEMDTVILMCNEGSVSLFFCVIGYIGTLALLSFIAAFLAKDFPDRFNEAKNITFSMLVFCSVWVAFVPVYLSSKGSRMVAVEIFAILSSSAGLLGCIFVPKCYIIFLRPEINTRTF, encoded by the exons ATGCAGATGAATCCTACATGCCACACAAAGACACttgaatatttcacatttgtaaatGACGATTATGATGAAGATCCTGAGTTAACAATTAGAGATGATATGAATCAT gggaaaaagacTTACCGGGAATCAAGCCAAACTCTAATTATCCCTCTGGGTGTCACCAATACTAAAAATCCAATGCCATGTCAGCAGCATCGATATCCTCTGCATAAAAGAAACCAGTATATTTTCCCTATCATAGCAAGCACGGATAATCCAAATAAAAGGACAAGCTTACCGCTTATCTCG ATCAGTTACAGCACCACGGACCCAGCACTCAATGACAGGATCCAGTTTCCATCATTCTACAGAACTATCCCCAATGAGGAGGCAGAAATTGATGGGATTGTGCAGATACTGAAGCACTTTGGCTGGAAATGG GAAGGAGAGATTCCCGGCTTTGAGCAGTTTTTCCATCGATTTTCTCCTAATCGCTACAAAGATGATTTAACTATAAATACCTGGGCATGGTTATTTGGCTGCAATTTTCCAAGACGTGTCAGTGTTAGACTTCAGACAGGTGAAATGGCTAAAGACTGCACAGGGAATGAGACTCTCAGTGATGCAGAT CTAAATAAATACATCCGTAATTTGACTTTTACAACATCTACTGGTGACACCGTCTTCTTTAATGACAATGGAGATCCCCCTTCTGCTTTTGATATAGTCAAGTGGTTTTTCCTGCCAACTGGTCGAGTTATGAGACAAAAAGTTGGAAAATTTTATCAATTAAACAGTGAAAAACAGTTTTATATAAATAGCAGAGATGAAGTATGGGGTCCTTATTTCAAAAAG ATTCCTACATCTCAATGCAATGAACCCTGTTCCCCAGGATACAGGAAATCTAAAATAGAAGGAAAACCATCATGTTGTTATGACTGTATCAAGTGTGCAGATGGAGAAATGTCCAACATAACAG ATGCAGCAAATTGTGTGAGATGTTCTGAGTATCAGAAGTCTAATACCGAGAGAACTGAATGTCTTCTTAAAGCTGTAAACTTCCTTTCCTATACAGACACAATGGGAGTCAGTTTTACTTCCATTGCCTTGATCTTTTTCATCATAGCTTCCACAGTTTTGGGAATCTTTGTGAAATACTGGGGCACTCCAATAGTGAAAGCTAATAACCAAAATCTCAGTTGTATCCTCCTCATCTCTCTCATGTTGTGTTTCCTCTGCACTTTATTATTCATTGGACGCCCAACACAAATATGTTGTCTTCTCCGACAAGTAACATTTGGAATTGTATTTACTATTTCTGTTTCTTCTATACTGACTAAAACTCTCACAGTTATTATTGCCTTCAATGCCACTAAGCCTGGGAGCAAGCTGAAGAAGTATGTAGGAACCAAAGTGCCCATTGTGTTAGTTATAATATGCTCTCTGGGTTCATCTGTCATCTCTGCTGTGTGGATGGCTTCTCACCCACCCTTTTATGAGGCtgatacattttcagaaatggaCACAGTTATTTTAATGTGTAATGAAGGATCTGTATCCCTTTTCTTTTGTGTTATTGGATATATAGGAACATTGGCCCTATTAAGTTTCATTGCTGCATTTCTAGCCAAGGATTTTCCGGACCgatttaatgaggctaaaaacatcactttcagtatgttggtgTTCTGTAGTGTGTGGGTGGCATTTGTCCCTGTATACCTGAGCAGTAAGGGGAGTAGAATGGTGGCAGTTGAGATATTTGCCATCTTATCCTCTAGTGCTGGATTATTGGGCTGTATATTTGTccctaaatgttatattatttttcttcgACCTGAAATAAACACAAGAACATTTTAG